From a single Miscanthus floridulus cultivar M001 chromosome 8, ASM1932011v1, whole genome shotgun sequence genomic region:
- the LOC136474065 gene encoding late embryogenesis abundant protein D-34-like: MNQAQPVRTGDVYPPTAAKREVSHERDKIIGQGQKRGNDLHVEETTLPAGRRMVTASAGGQVMAQFAVPVPGRTVAGATDAVTIAKAIDAAAQTPAGDKPVDLADAAAAQAAEMRATGLRGNVRGGVAAREQQALETNAKRAVEGGGGDKQVTLRDVVRGAAGAPMPADKVATREDAQMVAAAAARNVGKGAGAGAIADAVVAAADMNEGRMM; encoded by the exons ATGAACCAGGCGCAGCCCGTCCGCACCGGCGACGTCTACCCACCGACTGCCGCCAAGCGAGAGGTGAGCCACGAGCGGGACAAGATCATTGGACAAGGCCAGAAGCGGGGCAACGACCTGCATGTCGAGGAGACAACTCTTCCCGCCGGCAGACGAATGGTCACCGCCAGCGCGGGCGGCCAG GTGATGGCACAGTTCGCCGTGCCGGTGCCGGGCCGGACGGTGGCGGGGGCCACGGACGCGGTCACCATCGCCAAGGCCATCGACGCGGCGGCGCAGACGCCGGCGGGCGACAAGCCGGTGGACCTcgcggacgcggcggcggcgcaggccgCGGAGATGCGCGCCACGGGGCTGCGCGGCAACGTCCGCGGCGGCGTGGCGGCCCGCGAGCAGCAGGCCCTGGAGACGAACGCGAAGCGAGCggtggagggcggcggcggcgacaagcAGGTGACGCTCAGGGACGTGGTGCGTGGCGCCGCCGGGGCGCCGATGCCCGCCGACAAGGTGGCCACGAGGGAGGACGCCCAGATGGtggcggccgccgcggcgcgcAACGTGGGGAAGGGGGCCGGCGCCGGTGCCATCGCCGATGCTGTCGTAGCGGCGGCGGATATGAACGAGGGGAGGATGATGTAA
- the LOC136470207 gene encoding uncharacterized protein, which produces MVCYGGGDDDDDGRVMEWESGLPGDDELTPLSQSLVPPGLAAAFRIPPEPGRTLLDVHRASAATASRLRRAPSSSSGSKGSGSSFAPFHPQVGAAGHARGDERADSSVAIDRATTNNANSSKRPRLVWTPQLHKRFVDMVAHLGIKNVVPKTCGGGAQAVCRRDGTAETCGGRWRRSASSHRRDDGRRRHSASSVLASSRRRIDRATHERTGNRARCLETWGGAPGKTRGSGCPPPLRRLPNSAVIWPVASFRAGFSPRENAGIPEGFLAAKVGLKGLACQDSQFHDLGLPWTFYII; this is translated from the coding sequence ATGGTGTgctacggcggcggcgacgatgacgacgacggacGCGTGATGGAGTGGGAGTCGGGGCTCCCAGGCGACGACGAGCTGACCCCTCTGTCGCAGTCGCTGGTGCCCCCAGGTCTGGCGGCGGCGTTCCGCATCCCGCCGGAGCCCGGGCGGACGCTGCTGGACGTGCACCGGGCGTCGGCGGCCACGGCGTCGCGGCTGCGTcgcgcgccgtcgtcgtcgtcgggaaGCAAAGGGAGCGGCTCCTCCTTCGCGCCCTTCCATCCCCAGGTAGGGGCAGCGGGACACGCAAGGGGGGACGAGAGGGCAGACTCGTCAGTAGCCATCGACCGCGCGACGACCAACAACGCCAACAGCAGCAAGCGTCCCCGGCTGGTTTGGACGCCGCAGCTGCACAAGCGGTTCGTGGACATGGTGGCGCACCTGGGGATCAAGAACGTGGTGCCCAAGACCTGTGGCGGCGGTGCACAAGCTGTTTGTCGAAGGGATGGCACGGCGGAGACCTGTGGCGGACGGTGGCGGCGCAGTGCCTCCTCGCATCGAAGGGATGACGGGCGGCGGCGGCACAGCGCCTCCTCGGTCCTCGCCTCCTCGCGTCGAAGGATAGACAGAGCGACCCACGAGCGGACGGGGAACCGTGCCCGGTGTCTTGAGACGTGGGGCGGCGCCCCGGGGAAAACGCGTGGGTCGGGCTGCCCTCCCCCTCTGCGTAGGCTTCCAAACAGCGCCGTAATCTGGCCCGTGGCCAGTTTCCGCGCGGGCTTCTCGCCCCGGGAAAACGCCGGGATCCCGGAGGGATTCCTTGCTGCCAAAGTAGGCCTAAAAGGGTTAGCATGCCAGGATAGCCAGTTCCACGACCTAGGTCTTCCTTGGACGTTCTACATAATTTAG